One genomic region from Armigeres subalbatus isolate Guangzhou_Male unplaced genomic scaffold, GZ_Asu_2 Contig37, whole genome shotgun sequence encodes:
- the LOC134204051 gene encoding uncharacterized protein LOC134204051 → MDQRKVNTFAFLDDGSSLTLIEDSLAKKLGVNGVKAPLCLLWTGNMTRTENDSKQLSLIVSSTDGRKYSLEEVQTVKELSLPTQTLSYDQLSKQYGHLKGLPVASYTKAVPKLLIGVNNLELIVPLKTREGIRREPVAVKTRLGWCIYGGSADYSQMASINYHACGCVADQTLHDLVKDFFTTDEVGTKPVAPLVSDEEKRAQRILEESTVRVGDHFETGLLWKFDHIELPESYNMALRRLECLERRMNRNPELKQALQQQLEDYQQKGYAHRATKEELANGDIRRVWYLPLGAVVNPRKPGKVRMIWDARAAVNGISLNSVLLKGPDQLTSLSGVLLRFRQFNVGVSSDIKEMFHQIYIRKEDRHSQRFLWRNDPSDVPEVYFMNVATFGSTCSPAAAQYVKNKNAKDYQELYPRAVEGILNNHYVDDSLESYESVHEAIEVSQQMRFVHQQAGFELRNWLSNSSDLLIALGVSMDSSKQDKAFTTDKQTDYDRVLGLLWLTQEDAFSFSTEMKPEIVNSLRDDERPTKRQMLKCLMSLFDPLGLLSLFVVHGKILLQEVWREGIQWDEKVNDGLHQRWKNWTNLIKDVASLKIPRCYFPGATKERYRNLQLHIFVDASESAYCAVVYFRTSNSDGFPECALVSAKTKVAPLKTVSIPRLELLAAVLGARLSQFVEENHTLKVTRKVFWSDSATVLSWLRANHRRYKQFVACRIGELITTTDVEDWRWVPSKENPADIATKWGNGPDLNANSVWFKGPAFLQLAESEWPVQRTLTSPTEEELRPCFVHGTVQTAGGLMELDRFSQLKRAIRSVAYVYRFISNIKKKLARHELFVGPLSSEELRKGESLLIRETQWQCFPDEMVTLISNQTKPPNERIYVGKSSALYQLCPILDEQGIIRMDSRIAEAPNVRKEMKFPVILPRSHKFTTLLLEYYHRKYRHGNTETVANEVRQLYYVPRLRRAINSVAKACQWCRVYKSLPQIPRMAPLPLARMASFARPFTYTGLDFWTVDGEVHIEVAHNLTTDSCVKCIRRFICRRGAPAEIYSDNGTNFVGAARLLKEQIEDLAVTFTGTTTNWVFNPPGTPHMGGAWERMVRSIKVAVETSYNNHRKLDDEALITFMVEAEAIVNTRPLTYLPLTSDESEALTPNHFLLGNSCGVRQPVVEATDAAQGIRSSWHQVQHQLDVFWRRWIMEYLPH, encoded by the exons ATGGACCAAAGGAAAGTGAATACCTTCGCCTTTCTCGACGATGGGTCGTCCTTGACACTTATTGAGGATAGCCTGGCGAAGAAACTTGGTGTTAATGGTGTTAAGGCGCCACTATGTTTGCTGTGGACGGGGAATATGACTAGAACGGAGAACGATTCGAAGCAGTTGTCGTTAATCGTTTCGTCGACTGATGGGAGAAAGTATTCACTGGAAGAAGTTCAAACCGTTAAGGAGCTATCATTACCTACGCAAACACTTTCGTACGATCAGCTGTCGAAGCAGTACGGCCATCTCAAGGGACTGCCGGTGGCGAGCTACACCAAAGCAGTTCCAAAACTGCTGATCGGAGTTAACAACCTGGAGTTGATAGTCCCATTGAAGACGCGCGAAGGAATTAGACGCGAACCAGTGGCTGTGAAAACAAGATTAGGTTGGTGTATATATGGTGGTTCAGCGGACTACAGTCAGATGGCGTCGATCAACTACCATGCCTGTGGGTGTGTCGCCGATCAAACGCTGCACGATCTCGTCAAAGATTTCTTCACCACGGACGAAGTTGGAACGAAACCAGTAGCACCACTTGTGTCGGATGAAGAGAAGCGTGCACAACGAATACTAGAGGAGTCAACTGTCCGGGTAGGCGACCACTTCGAGACCGGccttctgtggaaattcgaccACATAGAGCTCCCCGAAAGCTATAACATGGCTCTGCGGCGGCTTGAGTGCCTGGAAAGACGTATGAACCGGAATCCAGAACTGAAGCAAGCATTACAACAACAACTGGAAGACTACCAACAGAAAGGCTATGCCCATCGCGCAACCAAAGAAGAACTAGCTAACGGCGACATACGCCGTGTGTGGTATCTACCGCTAGGAGCAGTTGTTAACCCTCGTAAACCGGGAAAGGTTCGCATGATATGGGATGCAAGAGCGGCAGTCAATGGTATCTCACTAAATTCAGTGCTGCTAAAAGGTCCGGATCAGCTGACTTCGCTTTCCGGTGTACTATTGCGCTTTCGTCAGTTTAATGTTggagtttcttcagatataAAGGAAATGTTCCATCAAATCTACATACGGAAAGAAGACCGCCACTCTCAACGATTCCTTTGGCGCAACGATCCTTCCGACGTACCAGAGGTGTATTTCATGAATGTAGCCACCTTTGGTTCAACTTGCTCCCCAGCGGCAGCCCAATATGTGAAAAACAAAAACGCCAAAGATTACCAAGAATTGTATCCCCGAGCGGTCGAAGGCATTCTTAACAACCACTACGTGGACGATTCGCTAGAGAGCTATGAATCTGTTCACGAAGCTATCGAAGTCTCCCAACAAATGCGTTTCGTTCACCAGCAAGCCGGTTTCGAACTGAGGAATTGGCTATCGAACAGCAGTGACCTTTTGATTGCTTTGGGAGTATCTATGGATTCATCCAAACAAGATAAGGCTTTTACTACTGACAAACAAACAGACTATGATCGGGTTCTCGGGCTCTTGTGGTTGACGCAGGAAGACGCCTTCAGTTTCTCAACTGAAATGAAACCTGAAATCGTTAATTCGTTAAGAGACGATGAACGTCCTACAAAAAGACAGATGTTGAAGTGTCTGATGTCGCTCTTTGACCCACTCGGCCTACTGAGCCTCTTCGTGGTACATGGCAAAATCTTGCTGCAAGAAGTATGGAGAGAAGGGATACAATGGGACGAAAAAGTGAATGACGGTCTGcatcaaaggtggaaaaattgGACAAACCTGATCAAGGATGTCGCAAGTCTTAAGATACCTCGCTGCTACTTCCCAGGTGCTACCAAAGAGCGGTACCGAAATCTCCAACTGCACATATTTGTGGATGCCAGCGAATCTGCGTATTGCGCAGTAGTCTACTTTCGCACTTCGAACTCCGACGGTTTCCCCGAGTGTGCACTTGTCTCGGCGAAAACAAAGGTGGCCCCGCTGAAGACTGTTTCAATACCTCGCTTGGAGCTGCTAGCCGCAGTGCTCGGTGCTCGTCTCTCACAGTTCGTCGAAGAAAACCACACACTGAAAGTTACACGAAAAGTCTTCTGGAGCGACTCCGCAACAGTTCTTTCCTGGCTGCGAGCTAATCATCGCAGATATAAACAATTTGTAGCCTGCAGAATAGGAGAATTAATTACGACCACCGATGTCGAAGACTGGCGTTGGGTTCCCTCCAAAGAAAATCCAGCCGACATTGCCACGAAGTGGGGAAATGGCCCAGACCTAAACGCAAACAGTGTCTGGTTCAAGGGACCAGCGTTCCTTCAACTAGCGGAATCAGAATGGCCGGTACAACGAACGTTGACGTCACCTACCGAAGAAGAGCTACGTCCTTGCTTCGTTCATGGGACAGTTCAAACTGCTGGAGGTTTGATGGAACTAGATAGATTTTCTCAACTGAAACGTGCTATACGGTCCGTCGCCTACGTGTACCGATTCATAAGCAACATCAAGAAGAAGCTAGCAAGACATGAGTTATTCGTAGGTCCATTATCCTCAGAAGAGCTACGAAAGGGAGAAAGTCTACTAATCCGCGAGACACAGTGGCAGTGCTTCCCAGATGAGATGGTGACCTTGATAAGCAACCAGACGAAACCTCCAAATGAGCGAATCTATGTGGGAAAAAGCAGCGCTCTCTATCAGCTATGTCCAATCTTAGACGAACAAGGCATCATTCGAATGGATAGCAGAATAGCGGAGGCTCCAAATGTCAGGAAGGAGATGAAATTTCCAGTAATCCTTCCTAGGAGTCACAAGTTCACTACCTTGCTGCTGGAATACTATCACCGTAAGTACCGACACGGCAACACCGAAACTGTCGCGAACGAAGTTCGTCAGCTGTATTATGTCCCGAGACTCAGAAGGGCGATTAACAGCGTTGCCAAAGCGTGCCAGTGGTGTCGCGTGTACAAGAGCTTACCGCAGATTCCCCGCATGGCGCCGCTCCCGTTAGCCAGGATGGCGTCATTCGCCAGACCCTTTACGTATACTGGCCTGGACTTTTGGACCGTTGACGGTGAAG TGCACATCGAGGTGGCTCATAATCTCACTACGGACTCGTGCGTCAAATGTATTCGACGCTTCATCTGCCGCCGAGGTGCACCGGCCGAGATCTATTCAGACAACGGCACGAATTTCGTGGGAGCCGCTAGACTACTGAAGGAGCAAATTGAGGACCTGGCCGTAACTTTCACTGGGACCACTACCAATTGGGTATTCAATCCGCCTGGAACTCCGCACATGGGTGGAGCCTGGGAGCGGATGGTCCGCTCTATCAAAGTGGCGGTGGAGACGTCGTACAACAACCATCGCAAGCTGGATGACGAAGCGTTGATTACATTCATGGTGGAAGCCGAAGCTATCGTTAATACACGACCACTAACGTATTTGCCACTAACGTCGGACGAGAGCGAGGCACTCACACCGAACCATTTCTTGCTGGGAAACTCGTGTGGCGTTCGGCAACCAGTGGTCGAGGCAACCGATGCAGCGCAAGGTATACGGTCGTCATGGCATCAAGTACAGCACCAGCTGGATGTGTTTTGGAGAAGATGGATCATGGAGTACCTCCCACACTGA